From a single Pongo pygmaeus isolate AG05252 chromosome 12, NHGRI_mPonPyg2-v2.0_pri, whole genome shotgun sequence genomic region:
- the TEX261 gene encoding protein TEX261, whose amino-acid sequence MWFMYLLSWLSLFIQVAFITLAVAAGLYYLAELIEEYTVATSRIIKYMIWFSTAVLIGLYVFERFPTSMIGVGLFTNLVYFGLLQTFPFIMLTSPNFILSCGLVVVNHYLAFQFFAEEYYPFSEVLAYFTFCLWIIPFAFFVSLSAGENVLPSTMQPGDDVVSNYFTKGKRGKRLGILVVFSFIKEAILPSRQKIY is encoded by the exons GCTCTTCATCCAGGTGGCCTTCATCACGCTGGCCGTCG CGGCTGGACTCTATTACCTGGCAGAACTGATAGAAGAATACACAGTGGCCACCAGCAGGATCATAAAATACATGATCTGG TTCTCCACCGCTGTACTGATCGGCCTCTACGTCTTTGAGCGCTTCCCCACCAGCATGATTGGAGTGGGCCTATTCACCAACCTCGTCTACTTTGGCCTCCTCCAGACCTTCCCCTTCATCATGCTGACCTCGCCTAACTTCATCCTGTCGTGTG GACTAGTGGTGGTGAATCATTACCTAGCATTTCAGTTTTTTGCAGAAGAATATTATCCCTTCTCAGAG GtcctggcctatttcactttCTGCCTGTGGATAATTCCGTTTGCATTTTTTGTGTCACTTTCGGCTGGGGAGAACGTCCTGCCCTCTACCATGCAGCCAGGAG ATGATGTCGTCTCCAATTATTTCACCAAAGGCAAGCGGGGCAAACGCTTAGGGATCCTGGTTGTCTTCTCCTTCATCAAAGAGGCCATTCTACCCAGTCGTCAGAAGATATACTGA
- the ANKRD53 gene encoding ankyrin repeat domain-containing protein 53 isoform X1, translating into MASTGSTTRRAGSGSWHSEREGRGARPQPTPRGSMQRANKVSLKATWTDAKSKQPSQPQPDLADHLRAQATALDTPRRPTSLTLPRADPSPSEESDQTVIDQTAIGSYYQLFAAAVGNVEWLRFCLNQSLREIPTDDKGFTAIHFAARRGKLACLQVLVEEYKFPVDLLTNNNQTPLHLVIHRDNTTMALPCIYYLLEKGAALNAQTCNGSTPLHLAACDGLLDCVKVLVQSGANVHAQDAMGYKPIDFCKIWNHRACARFLKDAMWKKDKKDFAHEMRKMKMLKIQLTLMEHNYLIEYQKEHKILREAAIRKWLHGKLHPGHSLVSNTKQARATALSKTPEQRGSQRSRSFHPSVEARLQCIPQPTEMPKPIYRKPTVKRPTMWNVSNNPTRPPTTQISHSQGIRLGVHPDPTPEHDFSSFLEVRPDGHGGAQLHTVDGHWVAPVPRLPFEVLLRMLYPRVSPYRMKVPQGFYPIGMREVPRKRHLGDNTFWTDTLAMNLRDTFDEAFLAAVRSHQGLPTLPSPQTNPKVLTATSPPRQPSEG; encoded by the exons ATGGCCTCTACGGGCAGCACCACTCGGCGGGCGGGCTCGGGAAGCTGGCACtcagaaagggaagggagaggtgcTCGGCCGCAGCCAACTCCACGTGGCTCCATGCAGCGGGCGAACAAAGTCTCCTTGAAGGCCACCTGGACTGACGCGAAGTCCAAGCAGCCCAG CCAGCCCCAGCCCGACCTCGCCGACCACCTCCGTGCGCAGGCGACTGCCCTCGACACGCCGCGCCGCCCTACCTCGCTCACCCTGCCCCGCGCTGACCCCAGCCCCAGCGAGGAGTCCGACCAGACGGTGATCGACCAGACCGCGATCGGGAGCTACTACCAGCTGTTCGCGGCGGCTGTGGGCAACGTGGAATGGCTGCGATTCTGTCTGAACCAGAGCCTCAGGGAAATCCCCACCGACGACAAG GGCTTCACTGCCATCCACTTCGCCGCCCGACGGGGTAAGCTTGCATGCCTGCAGGTCCTGGTAGAGGAGTACAAGTTTCCCGTGGACCTGCTGACCAACAATAACCAGACACCCCTGCACCTAGTCATCCACAGGGACAACACCACCATGGCCCTCCCCTGCATCTACTACCTGCTGGAGAAAGGCGCAGCCCTCAATGC TCAGACATGCAACGGCTCCACGCCCCTGCACCTGGCAGCCTGTGACGGCCTGCTGGACTGTGTGAAGGTCCTGGTGCAGAGTGGCGCCAACGTCCATGCCCAAGATGCCATGGGCTACAAACCCATTGACTTCTGCAAAATATGGAACCACCGTGCCTGTGCCCG GTTCTTGAAGGATGCCATGTGGAAAAAGGACAAGAAGGACTTTGCCCatgagatgaggaaaatgaagatgCTCAAGATCCAGCTGACCCTCATGGAGCACAACTACCTGATTGAGTATCAA AAAGAGCACAAAATTCTCAGAGAAGCTGCTATCAGAAAGTGGCTCCACGGCAAGCTGCACCCAGGCCACTCTCTGGTCTCTAATACCAAGCAAGCCCGGGCCACCGCCCTCTCTAAGACCCCAGAGCAACGGGGATCGCAGCGTTCCAGGAGCTTCCACCCCTCTGTGGAGGCGCGCCTGCAATGCATTCCACAGCCCACGGAGATGCCCAAGCCCATCTACAGGAAGCCCACGGTCAAGCGGCCCACGATGTGGAATGTTAGCAACAACCCCACCAGACCCCCCACCACCCAGATCAGCCACTCGCAGGGCATCCGCCTGGGCGTGCATCCAGACCCCACTCCGGAGCACGACTTCAGCAGCTTCCTGGAGGTGAGGCCTGATGGGCACGGCGGTGCGCAGCTGCACACAGTGGACGGCCACTGGGTGGCGCCCGTGCCGCGGCTGCCTTTTGAGGTGCTGCTCCGCATGCTGTACCCGCGAGTATCGCCGTACAGAATGAAGGTGCCCCAGGGCTTTTACCCCATCGGCATGAGGGAAGTGCCCAGGAAGCGGCACCTGGGTGACAACACCTTCTGGACCGACACTCTGGCCATGAACCTGCGTGACACATTTGATGAAGCCTTCCTGGCAGCTGTGCGATCTCATCAAGGACTCCCCACCCTGCCCTCCCCACAAACCAACCCAAAAGTTCTTACGGCTACCTCTCCCCCGAGGCAGCCCAGTGAAGGCTGA
- the ANKRD53 gene encoding ankyrin repeat domain-containing protein 53 isoform X2, with protein sequence MASTGSTTRRAGSGSWHSEREGRGARPQPTPRGSMQRANKVSLKATWTDAKSKQPSQPQPDLADHLRAQATALDTPRRPTSLTLPRADPSPSEESDQTVIDQTAIGSYYQLFAAAVGNVEWLRFCLNQSLREIPTDDKGFTAIHFAARRGKLACLQVLVEEYKFPVDLLTNNNQTPLHLVIHRDNTTMALPCIYYLLEKGAALNAFLKDAMWKKDKKDFAHEMRKMKMLKIQLTLMEHNYLIEYQKEHKILREAAIRKWLHGKLHPGHSLVSNTKQARATALSKTPEQRGSQRSRSFHPSVEARLQCIPQPTEMPKPIYRKPTVKRPTMWNVSNNPTRPPTTQISHSQGIRLGVHPDPTPEHDFSSFLEVRPDGHGGAQLHTVDGHWVAPVPRLPFEVLLRMLYPRVSPYRMKVPQGFYPIGMREVPRKRHLGDNTFWTDTLAMNLRDTFDEAFLAAVRSHQGLPTLPSPQTNPKVLTATSPPRQPSEG encoded by the exons ATGGCCTCTACGGGCAGCACCACTCGGCGGGCGGGCTCGGGAAGCTGGCACtcagaaagggaagggagaggtgcTCGGCCGCAGCCAACTCCACGTGGCTCCATGCAGCGGGCGAACAAAGTCTCCTTGAAGGCCACCTGGACTGACGCGAAGTCCAAGCAGCCCAG CCAGCCCCAGCCCGACCTCGCCGACCACCTCCGTGCGCAGGCGACTGCCCTCGACACGCCGCGCCGCCCTACCTCGCTCACCCTGCCCCGCGCTGACCCCAGCCCCAGCGAGGAGTCCGACCAGACGGTGATCGACCAGACCGCGATCGGGAGCTACTACCAGCTGTTCGCGGCGGCTGTGGGCAACGTGGAATGGCTGCGATTCTGTCTGAACCAGAGCCTCAGGGAAATCCCCACCGACGACAAG GGCTTCACTGCCATCCACTTCGCCGCCCGACGGGGTAAGCTTGCATGCCTGCAGGTCCTGGTAGAGGAGTACAAGTTTCCCGTGGACCTGCTGACCAACAATAACCAGACACCCCTGCACCTAGTCATCCACAGGGACAACACCACCATGGCCCTCCCCTGCATCTACTACCTGCTGGAGAAAGGCGCAGCCCTCAATGC GTTCTTGAAGGATGCCATGTGGAAAAAGGACAAGAAGGACTTTGCCCatgagatgaggaaaatgaagatgCTCAAGATCCAGCTGACCCTCATGGAGCACAACTACCTGATTGAGTATCAA AAAGAGCACAAAATTCTCAGAGAAGCTGCTATCAGAAAGTGGCTCCACGGCAAGCTGCACCCAGGCCACTCTCTGGTCTCTAATACCAAGCAAGCCCGGGCCACCGCCCTCTCTAAGACCCCAGAGCAACGGGGATCGCAGCGTTCCAGGAGCTTCCACCCCTCTGTGGAGGCGCGCCTGCAATGCATTCCACAGCCCACGGAGATGCCCAAGCCCATCTACAGGAAGCCCACGGTCAAGCGGCCCACGATGTGGAATGTTAGCAACAACCCCACCAGACCCCCCACCACCCAGATCAGCCACTCGCAGGGCATCCGCCTGGGCGTGCATCCAGACCCCACTCCGGAGCACGACTTCAGCAGCTTCCTGGAGGTGAGGCCTGATGGGCACGGCGGTGCGCAGCTGCACACAGTGGACGGCCACTGGGTGGCGCCCGTGCCGCGGCTGCCTTTTGAGGTGCTGCTCCGCATGCTGTACCCGCGAGTATCGCCGTACAGAATGAAGGTGCCCCAGGGCTTTTACCCCATCGGCATGAGGGAAGTGCCCAGGAAGCGGCACCTGGGTGACAACACCTTCTGGACCGACACTCTGGCCATGAACCTGCGTGACACATTTGATGAAGCCTTCCTGGCAGCTGTGCGATCTCATCAAGGACTCCCCACCCTGCCCTCCCCACAAACCAACCCAAAAGTTCTTACGGCTACCTCTCCCCCGAGGCAGCCCAGTGAAGGCTGA
- the ANKRD53 gene encoding ankyrin repeat domain-containing protein 53 isoform X3, whose protein sequence is MASTGSTTRRAGSGSWHSEREGRGARPQPTPRGSMQRANKVSLKATWTDAKSKQPSQPQPDLADHLRAQATALDTPRRPTSLTLPRADPSPSEESDQTVIDQTAIGSYYQLFAAAVGNVEWLRFCLNQSLREIPTDDKGFTAIHFAARRGKLACLQVLVEEYKFPVDLLTNNNQTPLHLVIHRDNTTMALPCIYYLLEKGAALNAQTCNGSTPLHLAACDGLLDCVKVLVQSGANVHAQDAMGYKPIDFCKIWNHRACARFLKDAMWKKDKKDFAHEMRKMKMLKIQLTLMEHNYLIEYQGQGCSVHFPFSFSPITPETLLWQDMSLLSDCGFLWRRRELSFCKT, encoded by the exons ATGGCCTCTACGGGCAGCACCACTCGGCGGGCGGGCTCGGGAAGCTGGCACtcagaaagggaagggagaggtgcTCGGCCGCAGCCAACTCCACGTGGCTCCATGCAGCGGGCGAACAAAGTCTCCTTGAAGGCCACCTGGACTGACGCGAAGTCCAAGCAGCCCAG CCAGCCCCAGCCCGACCTCGCCGACCACCTCCGTGCGCAGGCGACTGCCCTCGACACGCCGCGCCGCCCTACCTCGCTCACCCTGCCCCGCGCTGACCCCAGCCCCAGCGAGGAGTCCGACCAGACGGTGATCGACCAGACCGCGATCGGGAGCTACTACCAGCTGTTCGCGGCGGCTGTGGGCAACGTGGAATGGCTGCGATTCTGTCTGAACCAGAGCCTCAGGGAAATCCCCACCGACGACAAG GGCTTCACTGCCATCCACTTCGCCGCCCGACGGGGTAAGCTTGCATGCCTGCAGGTCCTGGTAGAGGAGTACAAGTTTCCCGTGGACCTGCTGACCAACAATAACCAGACACCCCTGCACCTAGTCATCCACAGGGACAACACCACCATGGCCCTCCCCTGCATCTACTACCTGCTGGAGAAAGGCGCAGCCCTCAATGC TCAGACATGCAACGGCTCCACGCCCCTGCACCTGGCAGCCTGTGACGGCCTGCTGGACTGTGTGAAGGTCCTGGTGCAGAGTGGCGCCAACGTCCATGCCCAAGATGCCATGGGCTACAAACCCATTGACTTCTGCAAAATATGGAACCACCGTGCCTGTGCCCG GTTCTTGAAGGATGCCATGTGGAAAAAGGACAAGAAGGACTTTGCCCatgagatgaggaaaatgaagatgCTCAAGATCCAGCTGACCCTCATGGAGCACAACTACCTGATTGAGTATCAA ggtcaaggatgcagtgtgcacttcccattttccttttctcccattaCACCAGAGACTCTCTTATGGCAGGACATGTCTCTACTATCAGACTGTGGATTCCTTTGGAGAAGAAGGGAATTGTCTTTCTGTAAGACTTGA